From a single Microbacterium terrisoli genomic region:
- the purU gene encoding formyltetrahydrofolate deformylase, translated as MSPHIELNHDRACLIVHGPDQAGLVAAITSLITRNEGNIISLDQYSDNPQGGAFFQRVVFHRADLAAAIGDIEADLDTTLSPYGMQWRLTDQSIPKRMGILVSTSDHCLLELLWRHRRGELPVTIPMVISNHTNTAEDVRSFSVPFFHVPSQGPDKAEAEAKIIELVRGNVDFLVLARYMQIISEDFLEAVGVPVINIHHSFLPAFIGAAPYRKAKERGVKLIGATSHYVTKDLDEGPIIEQDVARVDHSMTAADLQARGAYVERAVLSRAVQWHAEDRVIRQGNHTIVFS; from the coding sequence ATGTCACCACACATCGAGTTGAACCACGACCGCGCCTGCCTGATCGTGCACGGCCCCGACCAGGCGGGCCTGGTGGCCGCGATCACATCGCTGATCACCCGCAACGAGGGCAATATCATCAGCCTGGACCAGTACTCCGACAACCCGCAGGGCGGGGCGTTCTTCCAGCGGGTGGTGTTCCACCGCGCAGATCTGGCGGCCGCGATCGGCGACATCGAGGCCGACCTCGACACGACGCTCTCGCCGTACGGCATGCAGTGGCGCCTGACCGACCAGTCGATCCCCAAGCGCATGGGCATTCTCGTCTCCACGAGCGACCATTGCCTGCTCGAACTGCTCTGGCGGCACCGTCGGGGTGAGCTGCCGGTGACCATCCCGATGGTCATCAGCAACCACACGAACACCGCCGAGGACGTGCGCAGCTTCTCGGTCCCCTTCTTCCACGTGCCCTCGCAGGGGCCCGACAAGGCCGAGGCCGAAGCCAAGATCATCGAACTGGTGCGCGGCAACGTCGACTTCCTGGTGCTGGCCCGCTACATGCAGATCATCAGCGAGGACTTCCTCGAGGCGGTCGGCGTGCCGGTGATCAACATCCATCACTCGTTCCTGCCGGCCTTCATCGGCGCCGCTCCTTACCGCAAGGCCAAGGAGCGCGGGGTGAAGCTCATCGGCGCCACGAGCCACTACGTCACGAAGGACCTGGACGAGGGCCCGATCATCGAGCAGGACGTCGCCCGCGTCGACCACTCGATGACCGCCGCCGATCTGCAGGCCCGCGGCGCCTACGTCGAGCGTGCCGTGCTCTCGCGCGCTGTGCAATGGCACGCCGAAGACCGGGTGATCCGCCAGGGCAACCACACCATCGTCTTCTCGTGA
- the ligM gene encoding vanillate/3-O-methylgallate O-demethylase: MADNLQQLIDATNPVDLLRNSQIGSYIYPVVPADFTNWIKEQRAWRDTAVLYDQTHHMDNVFLKGSDAIKLISDTAINSVATFPVNRAKQYVPTTSQGYVIGDGILFHEAEDEYVYVGRAPVSNWLMYQGETGGYANLDLTVDRRSPSRPYGHAVSRGYYRFQIQGPAAWQVIEKLNGGPLEQLRFFSMSTMTIAGRTVRTLRHGMAGAPGLEVWGPYEDHDAIAAAIVEAGAEFGMLPVGSRAYPSNTLESGWIPSPLPAIYTGEGERGYREWLGTDSYEATGTLAGSFVSDNIEDYYLTPWELGYGSFVKFDHDFIGRDALEKIDPASQRKKVTLAWNADDMAKLYASLFDVEGPSYKFFDLPLANYGSANYDAVQDAAGNTVGYSMFTGYSSNERRALSLATVNPDVPEGAEVTVLWGEDPNTSKATVEPHVQVPMRAVVSPVPYSTVARQSYHGGWRTGYTES; the protein is encoded by the coding sequence ATGGCTGACAACCTTCAGCAGCTCATCGACGCGACCAACCCCGTCGACCTGCTGCGCAACTCGCAGATCGGGTCGTACATCTACCCGGTCGTGCCGGCCGACTTCACGAACTGGATCAAGGAGCAGAGGGCGTGGCGCGACACCGCGGTCCTCTACGACCAGACCCACCACATGGACAACGTGTTCCTGAAGGGCTCTGACGCGATCAAGCTCATCAGCGACACCGCCATCAACTCGGTCGCCACCTTCCCCGTCAACCGCGCCAAGCAGTACGTGCCCACGACCTCACAGGGCTACGTCATCGGTGACGGCATCCTCTTCCACGAGGCCGAGGACGAATACGTCTACGTGGGCCGTGCGCCCGTGTCGAACTGGCTGATGTACCAGGGCGAGACCGGCGGTTACGCCAACCTCGACCTCACCGTCGACCGTCGCTCGCCCTCGCGCCCCTATGGACACGCGGTCTCACGCGGGTACTACCGCTTCCAGATCCAGGGACCGGCCGCCTGGCAGGTCATCGAGAAGCTCAACGGCGGCCCGCTCGAGCAGCTGCGCTTCTTCAGCATGTCGACCATGACCATCGCGGGGCGCACCGTGCGCACGCTGCGGCACGGCATGGCCGGCGCTCCGGGCCTGGAGGTCTGGGGCCCCTACGAGGACCACGACGCCATCGCCGCTGCGATCGTCGAGGCCGGCGCCGAGTTCGGCATGCTGCCGGTGGGCTCGCGCGCCTACCCGTCGAACACGCTCGAGTCGGGCTGGATCCCCTCGCCGCTGCCGGCCATCTACACCGGTGAGGGCGAGCGCGGCTACCGCGAGTGGCTCGGCACCGACAGCTATGAGGCCACCGGAACCCTGGCCGGGTCGTTCGTCTCCGACAACATCGAGGACTACTACCTGACCCCGTGGGAGCTGGGCTACGGCTCGTTCGTCAAGTTCGACCACGACTTCATCGGCCGCGACGCGCTGGAGAAGATCGACCCGGCCTCGCAGCGCAAGAAGGTCACCCTGGCGTGGAACGCCGACGACATGGCCAAGCTGTACGCGTCGCTGTTCGATGTCGAGGGCCCCAGCTACAAGTTCTTCGACCTGCCGCTGGCCAACTACGGCTCGGCGAACTACGACGCGGTGCAGGATGCCGCGGGCAACACCGTCGGCTACTCGATGTTCACCGGCTACAGCTCGAACGAGCGCCGCGCCCTGTCGCTGGCGACGGTGAACCCCGATGTGCCCGAGGGCGCCGAGGTCACGGTGCTGTGGGGCGAGGACCCGAACACCTCGAAGGCGACGGTGGAGCCTCACGTGCAGGTGCCGATGCGCGCCGTCGTGAGCCCCGTGCCGTACTCGACGGTGGCGCGCCAGAGCTACCACGGAGGATGGCGCACCGGCTACACCGAGTCCTGA
- a CDS encoding PadR family transcriptional regulator encodes MSLRYALLAILRVGPLSGYDLQKQFSQSVGHVWHAPDSQIYPELRKMQTAGLIEGEEQVRGARGTRRVYHVTAAGDAAYEEWMRTPLDYQRVRDPAHLRAAYLENTSPEAARDFLRRHIAYWQSELEQFQGELDHIQRMDSAMLNRRLAVTADEARERTIAYKQFSYEGLAERARGEIAWAQQGLALVDRLESAG; translated from the coding sequence ATGAGTCTGCGCTATGCCCTGCTGGCCATCCTGCGTGTGGGACCGCTGTCGGGCTACGACCTGCAGAAGCAGTTCTCGCAGTCGGTGGGGCACGTCTGGCACGCACCCGACTCCCAGATCTACCCCGAGCTGCGCAAGATGCAGACGGCGGGCCTGATCGAAGGAGAAGAGCAGGTGCGCGGCGCCCGCGGCACGCGGCGCGTGTATCACGTGACGGCCGCGGGGGATGCCGCGTACGAGGAGTGGATGCGGACCCCGCTGGACTATCAACGGGTCCGCGATCCCGCACACCTGCGCGCCGCATACCTCGAGAACACGTCACCGGAGGCCGCCCGCGACTTCCTGCGCCGGCACATCGCCTACTGGCAGAGCGAGCTCGAGCAGTTCCAGGGCGAACTGGACCATATCCAGCGCATGGACAGCGCGATGCTCAATCGCCGTCTGGCCGTCACCGCCGATGAGGCGCGCGAGCGCACCATCGCCTACAAGCAGTTCTCCTACGAAGGCCTGGCCGAACGCGCCCGCGGCGAGATCGCCTGGGCGCAACAGGGTCTGGCGCTGGTCGACCGGCTCGAGTCCGCGGGCTGA
- a CDS encoding MFS transporter yields the protein MSGMAAQPPSAADNRRRGRGEQGEPIPEESRRVMARLDRIRTWSLSPAFLVIIGLGFLFTFYDIFDINVSFVQTCTQLVPGCTPETALNYLALPTILNLLGYVVGTLVLSPLSDRIGRRNMLLITMLITGLGSLYTALSPDYANFVVSRAVTGIGIGADLAIVNTYVGEVAPKQSRAKFTTVVFIMSAVGAFVGIWLGLILTTPPTPWPTGLPFAVGAESGWRWMYVVGAALAIIAIILRFQLPESVRWLLQRGRATDAAVLADQMEQRALRRGPLAELSLAGTPTHWPPARRVPYGDIFRNPVYLRRVILLFFMWFVGYITVYAYAAGFTTVLTSLKYSPPEAGIIAAVGSIGFIIEAVVMSFIVEKLERRYWLPIGTVVTFIGAVVVAVGGDSLLVVFLGAMIIFAGFNLWVSPSYAMTVESFPTRARSTGFAIVDGVGHIGGGIGILILAPLIPHLSVIGALLLISSFLIIASILAQFAPHTRNRVFEEVSP from the coding sequence ATGAGCGGCATGGCGGCACAGCCGCCGAGCGCCGCAGACAATCGCCGGCGGGGCCGCGGCGAGCAGGGCGAGCCGATACCCGAGGAGTCGCGTCGGGTGATGGCGCGGCTGGACAGGATCCGCACCTGGTCGCTGTCGCCGGCGTTCCTGGTGATCATCGGGCTGGGGTTCCTGTTCACGTTCTACGACATCTTCGACATCAACGTGTCGTTCGTCCAGACGTGCACGCAGCTGGTGCCGGGGTGCACGCCGGAGACGGCGCTGAACTACCTGGCGCTGCCGACGATCCTCAACCTGCTCGGCTACGTCGTGGGCACGCTCGTGCTCAGCCCGCTGTCGGACCGCATCGGCCGGCGCAACATGCTGCTGATCACGATGCTGATCACCGGACTCGGCTCGCTGTACACGGCGCTCTCGCCCGACTACGCCAACTTCGTGGTCTCGCGGGCGGTCACCGGCATCGGCATCGGCGCCGACCTCGCGATCGTGAACACGTATGTCGGCGAGGTGGCGCCCAAGCAGTCGCGGGCGAAGTTCACGACCGTCGTGTTCATCATGTCGGCCGTGGGGGCGTTCGTGGGCATCTGGCTCGGGCTGATCCTCACTACCCCGCCCACACCGTGGCCCACCGGCCTGCCGTTCGCGGTGGGAGCCGAGAGCGGCTGGCGATGGATGTACGTGGTCGGCGCCGCCCTCGCCATCATCGCGATCATCCTGCGGTTCCAGCTGCCGGAGTCCGTGCGGTGGCTGCTGCAGAGGGGGCGTGCGACGGACGCCGCAGTCCTCGCGGACCAGATGGAGCAGCGCGCATTGCGCAGGGGCCCGCTCGCCGAGCTGAGCCTGGCCGGCACACCCACGCACTGGCCGCCGGCCCGGCGCGTGCCCTACGGCGACATCTTCCGCAACCCGGTGTACCTGCGCCGCGTGATCCTGCTGTTCTTCATGTGGTTCGTGGGCTACATCACCGTCTACGCCTACGCCGCCGGATTCACCACGGTGCTCACATCGCTGAAGTACAGCCCGCCCGAAGCGGGCATCATCGCCGCGGTCGGCTCGATCGGATTCATCATCGAAGCGGTCGTGATGTCGTTCATCGTCGAGAAGCTCGAACGGCGCTACTGGCTGCCGATCGGCACGGTGGTGACCTTCATCGGTGCGGTCGTGGTCGCGGTGGGCGGCGACTCGCTGCTGGTCGTGTTCCTGGGCGCGATGATCATCTTCGCCGGCTTCAACCTGTGGGTCTCGCCGAGCTACGCGATGACCGTCGAGAGCTTCCCCACCCGGGCGCGCTCGACGGGCTTCGCGATCGTCGACGGTGTCGGCCACATCGGCGGCGGGATCGGCATCCTGATCCTCGCCCCGCTGATTCCGCACCTGTCGGTCATTGGGGCGCTGCTGCTGATCTCGTCGTTCCTGATCATCGCGTCGATCCTGGCCCAGTTCGCCCCGCACACGCGCAACCGCGTGTTCGAGGAGGTCTCGCCCTGA
- the purU gene encoding formyltetrahydrofolate deformylase has product MPLHPLPSDHACLIVYGRDRPGIVAAVSALITRNGGNIVALDQYSDDPIGGAYFQRVVFHRPGFAAAAPEIEADLDATLGAGFDLNWRLRDQSVPKRMAVLASQQDHCLLDLLWRHRRGDLPVTVPMVISNHTDAADDVRSFGIPFHHVASTPGPDKSASEAELLELLVGNVDFVVLARYMQILSQDFLDKLGVPVINIHHSFLPAFVGAEPYRRAKERGVKLIGATSHYVTGDLDEGPIIEQDTVRVTHADSAAELARRGADVERQVLSRAVLWHAQDRVIRHGNHTIVF; this is encoded by the coding sequence ATGCCCCTGCACCCTCTCCCCTCCGACCACGCCTGCCTCATCGTGTACGGCCGGGACCGGCCGGGGATCGTCGCCGCCGTCTCGGCGCTGATCACCCGCAACGGCGGCAACATCGTCGCACTGGACCAGTACAGCGACGACCCGATCGGCGGCGCGTACTTCCAGCGGGTGGTGTTTCACCGGCCCGGCTTCGCGGCGGCGGCGCCCGAGATCGAAGCCGACCTCGATGCCACGCTGGGCGCCGGATTCGACCTGAACTGGCGGCTGAGAGACCAGTCGGTGCCCAAGCGCATGGCGGTCCTCGCCTCCCAGCAGGACCACTGCCTGCTCGACCTGCTGTGGCGGCATCGCCGGGGCGACCTGCCGGTGACCGTGCCCATGGTCATCTCCAACCACACCGACGCGGCCGACGACGTGCGCAGTTTCGGCATCCCGTTCCACCACGTGGCCTCAACGCCCGGCCCCGACAAGTCCGCCTCCGAGGCAGAGCTGCTCGAGCTGCTGGTCGGCAACGTCGACTTCGTCGTGCTGGCGCGCTACATGCAGATCCTCTCGCAGGACTTCCTCGACAAGCTCGGGGTGCCGGTCATCAACATCCACCACTCGTTCCTGCCGGCGTTCGTGGGCGCAGAGCCCTACCGCAGGGCCAAGGAGCGCGGTGTGAAGCTCATCGGCGCCACCAGCCACTACGTGACCGGCGACCTGGACGAGGGACCGATCATCGAGCAGGACACTGTTCGCGTCACGCACGCCGACTCGGCCGCCGAATTGGCCCGTCGCGGCGCCGACGTCGAGCGACAGGTGCTCTCACGCGCTGTGCTGTGGCATGCGCAGGACCGAGTGATCCGCCACGGCAACCACACGATCGTGTTCTAG
- a CDS encoding serine hydrolase, whose protein sequence is MPRRAAVGRRTFTSTLKALDDLAQAGAKVSVRINDLDRGSTVLRGDDFVTLPVAGLGMVPLLIEVAAAIEAGTLDPLEIIDRSSIERVEVGGVWQHLKAPALPVVDLAVLAASSGDAAASNALINRVGLPAVRARIEQLGMSHSALLDRFRDHRGPDDAPQVALGSTRELAQMFAALVNSEAVTAGVSAQVAEWLSLNQDLSLVASATGLDPFAHFNDEHGLLFINKTGRDDGIRVEAGVLAGPRAGVAYALIVCFDDLSIMHRLRAHEAFRTLGVELMEYVF, encoded by the coding sequence TTGCCGAGGAGGGCGGCGGTCGGCAGACGAACGTTCACATCCACGCTGAAGGCGCTGGATGACCTCGCCCAGGCCGGCGCGAAGGTCTCGGTGCGCATCAATGACCTCGACCGCGGCAGCACCGTCCTGCGCGGCGACGACTTCGTCACCCTGCCGGTGGCGGGCCTGGGCATGGTGCCGCTGCTGATCGAGGTGGCGGCCGCCATCGAGGCGGGAACCCTCGATCCGCTCGAGATCATCGACCGCTCCTCGATCGAGCGCGTCGAGGTCGGCGGTGTCTGGCAGCACCTGAAGGCGCCGGCGCTGCCGGTGGTCGATCTTGCCGTGCTCGCGGCCTCCTCGGGCGATGCCGCGGCATCCAACGCGCTGATCAATCGCGTCGGACTGCCCGCCGTGCGCGCGCGCATCGAACAGCTCGGGATGTCGCATTCCGCGCTGCTGGACCGCTTCCGCGATCACCGCGGGCCGGATGACGCGCCCCAGGTGGCCCTCGGATCCACACGGGAGCTCGCGCAGATGTTCGCCGCGCTGGTGAACTCCGAGGCGGTCACCGCCGGGGTCAGCGCCCAGGTCGCCGAGTGGCTCAGCCTCAATCAGGACCTGTCGCTGGTGGCATCGGCGACGGGCCTGGACCCGTTCGCACACTTCAACGACGAGCACGGGCTGCTGTTCATCAACAAGACCGGCCGGGACGACGGCATCCGTGTCGAAGCAGGGGTGCTCGCCGGACCTCGGGCGGGGGTCGCGTATGCGCTGATCGTGTGCTTCGACGACCTGTCGATCATGCACCGGCTGCGCGCGCACGAAGCGTTCCGCACGCTGGGCGTCGAGCTGATGGAGTACGTGTTCTAG